A stretch of Schistocerca nitens isolate TAMUIC-IGC-003100 chromosome 6, iqSchNite1.1, whole genome shotgun sequence DNA encodes these proteins:
- the LOC126262362 gene encoding uncharacterized protein LOC126262362 — protein MPYRCCVPNCRGNYDGGPKVTVFKFPEDEATRKKWLSSIRRDNFTPSSSSRVCHVHFHKDDVIWETQIVDQRTGQLLRAPLLKPRLRPDAVPSLLPNCPSYLSKEESRREGPEEKKQRLENEQLAAVLQYSLASQKDYENNFSFSSLEELMLRTKEVDLPNEWSVIEKHSDFVCFLKIIRNPAPLITHSVVIDSNLNVSLFKKDVQIKTLGKRSFPVIVTNIHEIVSVLQEFSDTDCGHSETSIDSIVEIVKDSLGVLKDSVQESEKEMVDFIYEQVSLLNVKKFNHRFSSTFMILCCLLFSISSHAYNFLRSSSLMKMPHPSTLRRICSKFNVNPSHERLGGSNFLSYARQKFQYLNSDDVNVVLSVDEIHLNSYLEYKGGSVLGMSYNSECAANSAFVFMLQSVKSLYRDVVHILPVKTISSNALYDVLLAIINGLELIGYRVFCVVTDNNKINSKTMSMFSPDKAVNIVFKHPSDPNRPLFFLIDAIHIVKCIRNVWLNQKNDGKDMFYPQFPVRKEVEENKFSVASFKTLKQIYDIDSSSLVKYCHTLSLKSLCPTSLEKQSMKLVLQIFNRHVSEGLEVASDKFDLRHAPSTAEYIRIITKWFDVMNVKSVFKGKHKQNPYMDPLTTDSVSMQFLLDFLDWLDVWKAKGLSSGFLTKETFFAIQHTTYAVVEIARYCTEELGMSYLLTAKLQTDVLERRFGKYRQLAGSQYNISVTQVYEAEKKLRIQSVMPLVLCSPSYGNITVGAIKNFMFSEVEETDTLDIEVSVTQDDVLSVKDIATSLTFIAGYCAHAVIKKLKCESCLNEIVIEKKLPINEHFSLIQRLDHGGLKYPSDTILNMIVYTYIVISKLRKEHERDFLACTNQRAIACAVALATLHENDFLLFDGVCCNGHSSQAIMKSVVWVGVNIFLNNYCKKINGKKISKNTQRKLQTLTT, from the exons ATGCCGTATCGTTGTTGTGTGCCGAATTGTAGAGGAAATTACGACGGTGGACCAAAAGTAACCGTGTTTAAATTTCCGGAGGATGAAGCAACGAGGAAGAAATGGTTGTCAAGTATTCGCAGAGATAACTTCACTCCTTCTTCAAGTTCAAGa gtatgtcatgttcacttccacaaggatgatgttatttgggaaacacaaattgtggatcaaaggactggtcagttattaagagccccccttctcaaaccacgtttgagaccagatgcagttccatcactactcccaaactgtccttcctacctttcaaaagaagaaagtagacgtgaagggccagaggagaaaaaacaaaggcttgaaaatgagcagttagctgcagtgttacaatatagtttagcatcacagaaggactatgaaaacaatttcagcttcagttctttagaagagttgatgttgcgtacgaaggaagtggatttgcccaacgagtggagtgtgattgaaaaacacagtgattttgtttgttttttaaagataataagaaatccagcaccattaatcacacattctgtcgttatagatagtaatttaaatgtttcattgtttaagaaagatgtacaaattaagacattaggaaaaagatcttttcccgtaattgtaaccaatatccatgaaattgtcagtgtactgcaggagttttcagacacagattgtgggcactcagaaacttctatagatagtattgtagagatagtgaaagacagtctaggagtgctgaaagacagtgtacaggagagtgaaaaggagatggtagactttatatatgaacaagttagtctcctaaatgtaaagaaatttaatcataggtttagttctacatttatgatactgtgttgtttgctattttcaatttcatctcatgcttacaatttcttacgtagcagctcattaatgaaaatgccacatccaagcactctgcgtaggatctgcagcaaatttaatgtgaatccatctcacgaaaggcttgggggaagtaatttcctgtcctatgcaagacagaaatttcaatacttgaacagcgatgatgtcaatgttgttttgagtgtagatgaaattcatctaaattcttatttggaatataaaggaggtagtgttttgggcatgtcatataactcggaatgtgctgcaaattcagcatttgtatttatgttgcagagtgtcaagtctttgtacagggatgttgttcacattttaccggtgaaaaccatttcatctaatgcattatacgatgtgctactggccataataaatggccttgaactaataggctatagggttttttgtgtggtaactgacaacaacaaaatcaatagcaaaaccatgtcaatgttttctccggataaagctgttaatatagtttttaaacatccctctgatcctaatcgcccacttttctttttaattgatgccatacacattgttaaatgcataagaaatgtgtggctgaaccaaaaaaatgatggtaaagatatgttttatcctcagtttccagttagaaaagaagtggaagaaaataagttttctgtagcttcttttaaaacactgaaacagatttatgacatagattccagttctttagtaaaatattgtcacacattgtctctcaaatcactttgccctacatcattagaaaaacagagcatgaaactagtgctgcagatattcaatcgacatgtgtcagagggccttgaggtagctagtgataaatttgatttgagacatgcaccatcaacagcagaatacattcgaataataacaaaatggtttgatgtcatgaatgtgaaatcagtgtttaaagggaaacacaaacagaatccttatatggatccgttgacaactgatagcgtttctatgcaatttttgctagattttctagactggcttgatgtgtggaaagcaaagggtttgtcaagtgggtttctcacaaaagaaacattttttgctattcagcatacaacatatgccgttgtagagattgctcgatactgtactgaagagctaggtatgagctatttactgacagccaagctacaaacagatgtgcttgagcggcgttttggaaagtatagacagcttgcaggttcccaatacaatatttcagtgacacaagtctatgaagcagaaaagaagcttcgaattcaaagtgtaatgcctttagttttatgttctccttcctatggcaatatcacagtaggggccataaaaaattttatgttttctgaagttgaagaaacagacacattagacatagaagtcagtgtaactcaagacgatgttctttcagtgaaagatattgcaacgtctttaactttcattgcaggctactgtgctcatgcagtgattaagaagctgaaatgtgagagttgccttaatgaaattgtgattgaaaagaagttgccaataaacgaacattttagtttgatacagagacttgatcatggaggactaaaatacccatcagacactattttaaatatgattgtctacacttatattgtcatcagcaaacttcgcaaagaacatgaaagagattttcttgcctgtacgaatcaacgtgctattgcctgtgcagtagcacttgctactcttcacgaaaatgactttttattatttgatggggtatgctgcaatggacattcatcccaggcaataatgaaaagtgttgtttgggttggtgtcaatatatttttaaacaactactgtaaaaagattaatggaaaaaaaatttcaaaaaacactcagcgaaaactgcaaactcttacaacataa